One Gossypium hirsutum isolate 1008001.06 chromosome A11, Gossypium_hirsutum_v2.1, whole genome shotgun sequence genomic window carries:
- the LOC121209837 gene encoding ubiquitin-conjugating enzyme E2 2 yields MSTPARKRLMRDFKRLQQDPPAGISGAPQDNNIMLWNAVIFGPDDTPWDGGTFKLTLQFTEDYPNKPPTVRFVSRMFHPNIYADGSICLDILQNQWSPIYDVAAILTSIQSLLCDPNPNSPANSEAARMFSENKREYNRRVREIVEQSWTAD; encoded by the exons ATGTCAACCCCAGCAAGGAAGAGGCTGATGAGAGACTTCAAGAGGTTACAGCAGGATCCACCTGCTGGTATTAGTGGGGCTCCTCAAGATAATAATATCATGCTTTGGAACGCTGTTATTTTTGG GCCTGACGATACTCCTTGGGATGGAG GCACGTTCAAGTTGACTTTGCAGTTTACAGAGGATTATCCAAATAAGCCTCCAACAGTCCGTTTCGTCTCACGAATGTTTCATCCGAATA TCTATGCAGATGGGAGCATTTGTCTGGATATTTTACAAAACCAGTGGAGTCCTATATATGATGTTGCAGCTATACTCACCTCTATCCAG TCTCTACTTTGTGATCCAAACCCGAACTCTCCAGCTAACTCGGAAGCTGCTCGAATGTTTAGTGAGAATAAGCGGGAGTACAACAGAAGAGTCCGTGAAATTGTGGAGCAGAGCTGGACTGCCGACTAA